One Rhea pennata isolate bPtePen1 chromosome 3, bPtePen1.pri, whole genome shotgun sequence DNA segment encodes these proteins:
- the YWHAQ gene encoding 14-3-3 protein theta, whose protein sequence is MDKTELIQKAKLAEQAERYDDMATCMKAVTEQGAELSNEERNLLSVAYKNVVGGRRSAWRVISSIEQKTDTSDKKMQLIKDYREKVESELRSICTTVLELLDKYLIANATNPESKVFYLKMKGDYFRYLAEVACGDDRKQTIENSQGAYQEAFDISKKEMQPTHPIRLGLALNFSVFYYEILNNPELACTLAKTAFDEAIAELDTLNEDSYKDSTLIMQLLRDNLTLWTSDSAGEECDAAEGAEN, encoded by the exons ATGGATAAGACCGAGTTGATCCAGAAAGCCAAGCTGGCCGAGCAAGCTGAGCGCTATGATGATATGGCCACCTGCATGAAGGCAGTAACCGAGCAAGGTGCTGAGCTGTCTAACGAGGAGCGCAATCTGCTCTCTGTGGCCTACAAAAACGTAGTGGGAGGGCGGCGTTCCGCTTGGAGGGTCATCTCTAGCATTGAGCAGAAGACAGACACCAGTGACAAGAAGATGCAGCTTATCAAGGACTATCGGGAGAAGGTGGAGTCTGAGCTCAGGTCCATCTGCACCACGGTGCTG GAGCTGTTGGACAAGTATTTAATAGCTAATGCAACTAATCCAGAGAGCAAGGTATTCTACCTGAAGATGAAGGGAGACTACTTCCGATACCTTGCTGAAGTTGCCTGTGGTGATGACAGAAAAC AAACAATAGAAAACTCACAGGGAGCTTATCAGGAAGCATTTGATATCAGCAAGAAGGAGATGCAACCAACACATCCAATCCGCTTGGGTTTAGCTCTTaacttctctgtattttactATGAGATTCTCAACAACCCGGAGCTTGCCTGCACACTGGCAAAGACG GCATTTGATGAGGCTATTGCAGAACTCGATACACTGAACGAAGACTCATACAAAGACAGTACACTCATCATGCAGTTGCTTAGAGACAACCTAACA ttaTGGACATCAGACAGTGCAGGAGAAGAATGTGATGCTGCAGAAGGTGCAGAAAACTAA